One genomic segment of Nodularia sp. LEGE 06071 includes these proteins:
- a CDS encoding ABC transporter permease, whose amino-acid sequence MKSSVRPPLFLILAAAVVAVAITLPLVYLVIRAVGIGGDEFWALISRPRNITVFFNSAAMAATVTLFSTLIAIPLAFLTVRTDLPARKFWLVATTLPLAVPSYVGSFALIATLAPRGSFLQLLLQPLGVEELPSIYGFPGAVLAITLFTYPYLLLSVRSGLQGIDPSIEEAGRSLGYSSKETFFKVVLPQLKPSMIAGGLLVALYSLRDFGTPSLMRFDAFTRVIFIQYKASFNRNTAAVLSLMLVTLVLLILWLEYRVRSRAAYYSRGSASLRPPKIVKLGIWKWPALCFCFLITSFGVVLPVGITLFWLIRGLNTGYSFPNLLPSILNSVSAAGLAAIAATIFALPVAILSVRFPTKITAIIERCSYIGFGVPGIVVALSLVFFGANYLPFLYQTLPMLIFAYLVLFLPQSVGAIRTSLLQVNPQLEESARSLGRNPWQALREVTLPLVRPGVLSGAVLVFLTAIKELPATMLLAPIGFNTLATQIWQATENVDFADAAASSLAMLLVSMGSTLLVLSQENVKKEKVTPNAETQPKF is encoded by the coding sequence TTGAAATCATCGGTTCGCCCTCCATTATTTCTAATTTTAGCGGCAGCAGTTGTAGCCGTGGCTATTACCCTGCCGTTAGTATACTTAGTTATCCGTGCAGTAGGTATCGGTGGGGATGAGTTCTGGGCATTAATTTCTCGTCCCCGCAATATCACGGTTTTCTTTAATAGTGCAGCGATGGCGGCAACAGTGACCTTATTTTCCACACTAATTGCCATCCCATTAGCATTTTTAACTGTGCGGACAGACTTACCCGCACGTAAATTTTGGTTAGTCGCCACAACTTTACCCTTAGCAGTTCCTAGCTATGTAGGTAGTTTTGCTTTAATTGCCACCTTAGCACCAAGGGGGAGTTTTTTACAGTTACTGCTCCAACCTTTGGGAGTAGAAGAATTACCTTCCATTTATGGTTTTCCAGGGGCAGTTTTAGCAATCACCTTGTTTACTTACCCTTATCTATTACTCAGTGTCCGTTCTGGCTTACAAGGTATAGATCCTTCTATAGAAGAAGCTGGTCGCAGTTTGGGTTATAGCAGTAAGGAAACCTTCTTTAAGGTAGTTTTACCCCAACTGAAACCCTCCATGATTGCCGGGGGATTATTGGTAGCTTTATATTCATTACGAGATTTTGGTACACCCTCGCTGATGCGGTTTGATGCCTTTACACGAGTAATTTTTATCCAATACAAAGCTAGTTTTAACCGTAACACAGCCGCAGTGTTATCTTTAATGTTGGTGACACTGGTACTTTTAATTTTATGGCTAGAGTATCGAGTGCGATCGCGCGCTGCATATTACAGTCGTGGTTCCGCCTCTTTGCGTCCGCCCAAAATTGTCAAATTGGGAATCTGGAAATGGCCAGCCCTCTGTTTTTGCTTCCTGATCACTAGCTTCGGTGTAGTGTTACCAGTCGGGATTACCTTATTTTGGCTGATTCGGGGACTCAATACAGGCTACAGTTTCCCCAACTTATTACCTAGTATTTTAAACTCAGTTTCAGCAGCAGGATTAGCTGCGATCGCAGCGACAATATTTGCCTTACCTGTAGCCATTTTATCAGTCAGATTCCCCACTAAAATCACCGCTATAATTGAGCGCTGCTCTTACATAGGTTTTGGTGTACCAGGAATTGTAGTAGCTTTATCCTTGGTATTTTTTGGTGCAAACTACTTACCATTTTTGTATCAAACATTGCCAATGCTCATATTTGCGTATTTAGTGTTATTTTTGCCTCAATCAGTCGGAGCAATACGCACCAGCCTTTTACAAGTCAATCCCCAGCTAGAAGAATCAGCACGCAGCTTAGGCAGAAATCCTTGGCAAGCCTTAAGAGAAGTTACTTTACCCCTCGTCAGACCTGGAGTGTTAAGTGGTGCCGTCTTGGTCTTTCTCACAGCCATTAAAGAACTACCCGCAACAATGCTGTTAGCACCCATAGGCTTCAACACCTTAGCAACACAAATTTGGCAAGCCACAGAAAACGTCGATTTTGCTGACGCTGCGGCCTCCTCTCTAGCAATGCTACTCGTTTCTATGGGTTCCACCTTATTGGTGTTATCTCAAGAAAACGTTAAAAAAGAGAAAGTCACACCTAACGCCGAAACACAACCTAAATTTTAA
- a CDS encoding ABC transporter ATP-binding protein yields the protein MQQAIVQLENVTKQFSQNVAPAVDNVSLTLQQGDILGLLGPSGCGKTTLLRMIAGFENLQSGKIEIGGKIVCEGSVSVPAEQRDIGIVFQDYALFPHLNVAENVAFGLRHSNKQQIQKRIAEVIELVNLQGLEKRYPYELSGGQQQRVALARALARQPQLMLLDEPLSNLDIQVRLRLREEIRDILKAAGTSAIFVTHDQEEALAISDIVGVMRQGHLEQIGTPEEIYTHPASRFVAEFVTQANFLPARRQGNIWETEVGNFELPVNYTNDTGEIMIRQEGLKLEAATDSPVFIHSRRFLGREYLYCLKTASGKEIHARTIADIPLPIGARVQVSVPGNTVKVFTQ from the coding sequence ATGCAACAAGCAATTGTCCAATTAGAGAATGTCACCAAGCAGTTTTCCCAAAATGTCGCGCCCGCCGTCGATAATGTATCTCTAACGCTGCAACAAGGGGATATATTGGGATTGCTCGGCCCATCTGGTTGTGGTAAAACGACGCTGTTGCGAATGATTGCGGGGTTTGAGAACCTGCAATCAGGAAAAATTGAAATTGGCGGTAAAATAGTTTGCGAAGGTTCTGTTTCTGTCCCAGCCGAGCAGAGAGATATCGGCATTGTTTTTCAAGATTACGCCCTGTTTCCCCATTTGAACGTAGCCGAAAATGTCGCCTTTGGGTTGAGACATTCAAATAAACAGCAAATCCAAAAACGTATCGCCGAAGTCATTGAACTAGTAAACTTGCAAGGCTTAGAAAAGCGTTATCCTTACGAACTCTCAGGTGGACAGCAGCAACGAGTCGCCCTCGCCCGCGCCTTAGCACGCCAACCGCAACTGATGCTGTTAGATGAACCCCTCAGTAACCTTGATATTCAAGTGCGGTTAAGGTTGCGCGAAGAAATCCGAGACATACTGAAAGCGGCGGGTACTTCAGCCATTTTTGTTACCCATGACCAAGAAGAAGCGTTAGCTATTTCCGATATTGTGGGCGTAATGAGACAAGGACACTTAGAACAAATAGGCACACCAGAAGAAATTTACACTCATCCAGCATCGAGGTTTGTAGCTGAATTTGTGACTCAGGCTAACTTTCTTCCCGCCCGTCGTCAAGGTAATATATGGGAAACCGAAGTCGGTAATTTTGAGTTACCAGTTAACTACACAAACGACACTGGCGAAATCATGATCCGCCAGGAAGGTTTAAAATTAGAAGCCGCCACTGATTCGCCTGTATTTATCCACAGTCGCAGATTTTTAGGACGTGAATATCTATATTGTTTAAAAACTGCCTCTGGGAAAGAAATTCACGCTCGAACTATAGCTGATATTCCTCTACCCATAGGCGCACGAGTGCAAGTATCTGTCCCAGGTAATACTGTCAAGGTTTTTACCCAATAG
- a CDS encoding DNA cytosine methyltransferase gives MKFRLPYLNFIETELQLPEKNHNEHLVIDLFSGCGGLALGFEATGFQTIGYEILADARATYEHNLLGVCHQVNLTPLSNLVEGAAVIIGGPPCQPFSVSGHQLGLKDSRDGFPIFIAAVERYRPQIALFENVRGMLFRNKKYFEEIVLALQEIGYIVEWEILNAAHYGVPQKRERLFCVAHKGGWHWPEKTHFYSPYTAGEALGKSAYLAPPNSKILTPSMDEYIKKYEIASKCINPRDINLDTPARTVTCRNLSSPTGDMLRIRLPDGRRRRLTVREGARLQSFPDWFQFQGSENNQFNQIGNAVPPLLAKALAHSVKTYLERNQQISSQEIHQSTQYIQLSLELGIDAVENPARNNCKLRKAGVTKDVR, from the coding sequence TTGAAATTTAGACTGCCTTACCTTAATTTCATTGAAACAGAACTACAACTGCCTGAAAAAAATCATAATGAACATTTAGTCATCGATTTATTTAGTGGTTGTGGTGGACTGGCGCTGGGCTTTGAAGCTACAGGTTTTCAAACAATTGGTTACGAAATTTTAGCAGATGCCCGCGCAACTTATGAGCATAATCTGCTTGGTGTATGTCATCAGGTTAATTTAACACCATTATCTAATTTAGTTGAAGGAGCAGCAGTGATAATTGGTGGGCCACCTTGTCAACCTTTTAGTGTCAGTGGGCATCAATTAGGCTTAAAAGATAGTCGTGATGGCTTTCCGATTTTTATTGCTGCTGTTGAGCGTTATCGTCCTCAAATAGCTTTATTTGAAAATGTACGGGGAATGCTGTTTCGTAATAAAAAATATTTTGAAGAAATAGTTTTAGCTCTACAAGAGATTGGTTATATTGTTGAATGGGAAATTTTAAATGCTGCCCACTATGGTGTACCTCAAAAACGAGAACGCTTGTTTTGTGTTGCACATAAAGGCGGTTGGCATTGGCCTGAAAAAACACATTTTTATTCACCTTATACTGCTGGTGAAGCTTTGGGGAAATCAGCGTATTTAGCACCACCTAATTCCAAAATTCTAACTCCTAGCATGGATGAATATATTAAAAAGTATGAAATAGCTTCTAAATGTATCAATCCCAGAGATATTAATTTGGATACCCCTGCTAGAACAGTAACTTGTAGAAATTTATCTAGTCCAACTGGTGATATGTTACGAATACGTTTACCAGATGGACGTAGAAGAAGGCTGACAGTTCGTGAAGGTGCGCGCCTGCAAAGTTTTCCAGATTGGTTCCAATTTCAAGGTTCTGAAAATAATCAGTTTAATCAGATTGGTAATGCTGTACCTCCTTTATTAGCAAAGGCTTTAGCGCATTCTGTAAAAACTTATTTGGAGAGGAATCAACAAATTTCATCACAAGAAATTCATCAATCAACTCAATATATACAGCTATCTCTAGAACTGGGAATAGATGCTGTGGAGAACCCAGCCAGAAATAACTGCAAGTTACGTAAAGCAGGAGTGACAAAGGATGTCAGATAA
- a CDS encoding BsuBI/PstI family type II restriction endonuclease, which produces MSDNLNSPDSIPALQKIEEAKAVLRDLGLPAAQQNERSALTLLALLDLKVNIPWNRATNPLLGITPIMEFIAKNYSKTYAPNTRETIRRQTVHQFLEAGFLISNPDQPSRATNSPKTVYQVEPNALKLFRNYETNDWSKNLIVYLTTVETLKSRYAQERYMQRIPVIVTPGQTISLSPGGQNILIEKIINDFCALFTPEGKLIYIGDTGDKWGYFDSQYLNSLGVTVEAHGKMPDVVVHFIEKNWLVLIEATTSHGPINPKRRNELEAIFKNSTAGLVFVTAFDRRSDMARYINEISWETEVWVAEAPTHIIHFNGERFLGPY; this is translated from the coding sequence ATGTCAGATAACCTCAATTCGCCTGATTCTATCCCAGCACTGCAAAAAATAGAAGAAGCGAAAGCTGTTCTCAGGGATCTAGGTTTACCCGCAGCGCAACAAAATGAGCGTTCGGCACTAACGTTGCTAGCTTTACTTGATCTAAAAGTTAATATACCTTGGAATCGTGCAACAAATCCTCTATTAGGCATCACTCCGATAATGGAATTTATAGCTAAAAATTATAGTAAAACTTATGCACCTAATACCCGTGAAACAATTCGTCGTCAAACGGTTCACCAGTTTCTAGAAGCTGGCTTTCTAATCAGTAACCCGGATCAACCTTCCAGAGCAACAAACAGCCCAAAAACAGTCTATCAAGTTGAGCCGAACGCATTGAAATTATTTCGTAACTATGAAACAAATGACTGGAGTAAAAACCTGATAGTTTATCTGACAACAGTAGAAACACTAAAGAGTCGATATGCTCAGGAACGTTATATGCAAAGGATTCCCGTTATAGTGACTCCAGGACAGACTATTTCTTTGTCACCAGGAGGACAAAATATCCTTATTGAAAAAATTATCAATGATTTTTGTGCTTTATTCACCCCAGAAGGAAAGTTAATTTACATAGGTGATACTGGTGATAAATGGGGATATTTTGATAGTCAATATCTAAACTCTTTGGGTGTTACAGTTGAAGCACACGGAAAAATGCCTGACGTTGTGGTTCATTTTATAGAGAAAAATTGGCTGGTACTAATTGAAGCAACTACCAGTCATGGACCGATAAATCCTAAACGCCGCAATGAACTAGAAGCCATATTTAAAAATTCAACGGCAGGACTTGTATTCGTCACCGCTTTTGATCGTCGCAGTGACATGGCAAGATATATTAACGAAATTTCTTGGGAGACAGAAGTTTGGGTAGCAGAAGCACCAACTCATATAATTCACTTCAACGGCGAACGATTTTTAGGGCCATACTAA
- the rtcA gene encoding RNA 3'-terminal phosphate cyclase yields MIEIDGSYGEGGGQVLRTSLSLAAITGEPIRIVGIRAKRKKPGLAAQHLTAVRAAARICHAQMRGDALGSMMLEFIPSSSVQAGTYIFDVTEVQQGGSAGAITLVLQTILLPLSLASGDSLITLRGGTHVNFSPTITYIEQVYLPTLKRMGIEAEVKLGAWGWYPQGGGEIQVRVSGGSTLGGINLLDRGDLQQIRGLAVVTQLPAHIPQRMANRAENLLREAGLKVNIKALREKGVAPGAGIFLTAEYKNSLTGFGGLGRLRITSEEVAEIACKQLLRFHQSGAPVDEYLADQLLLPAVLASEESQYRVAEVSTHLTTNAAIIKQFGLAQIIVDEEEKIVVVKPGDR; encoded by the coding sequence ATGATTGAAATCGACGGTTCCTATGGAGAAGGAGGTGGACAGGTTCTGCGTACCTCCTTGAGTTTAGCCGCCATCACTGGCGAACCGATACGCATTGTTGGGATTCGCGCCAAACGCAAAAAACCAGGATTAGCAGCGCAACACTTAACAGCCGTTCGTGCTGCTGCGAGGATTTGTCACGCCCAAATGCGGGGTGATGCTTTGGGTTCAATGATGCTAGAATTCATTCCCAGTAGTTCTGTGCAGGCCGGAACTTATATTTTTGATGTTACGGAAGTGCAACAAGGTGGTTCTGCGGGTGCGATTACTTTGGTTTTACAGACTATCTTGTTACCTTTGTCCCTCGCATCTGGTGATTCTCTGATAACGCTGCGGGGTGGGACTCATGTTAACTTCAGCCCGACAATCACATATATTGAGCAAGTTTATTTACCAACACTCAAGCGTATGGGGATAGAAGCAGAAGTGAAGTTAGGTGCTTGGGGGTGGTATCCCCAAGGTGGGGGAGAAATTCAGGTGCGGGTGAGTGGTGGTAGCACACTGGGCGGAATTAACTTATTAGACCGTGGAGATTTGCAACAAATCCGGGGACTGGCTGTAGTAACGCAACTACCCGCCCATATTCCTCAACGGATGGCAAATCGGGCTGAGAATTTGTTACGAGAAGCAGGATTAAAAGTTAATATAAAGGCTTTAAGAGAAAAGGGTGTAGCACCAGGGGCAGGTATTTTTCTGACTGCTGAATATAAAAATAGTTTAACTGGCTTTGGTGGGTTGGGGCGTTTGCGAATAACCTCCGAAGAAGTGGCAGAAATTGCTTGTAAACAGCTGTTAAGATTTCATCAATCCGGCGCACCAGTAGATGAATATTTAGCGGATCAATTATTATTGCCAGCAGTTTTAGCGTCAGAGGAAAGTCAGTATAGAGTGGCTGAGGTGAGTACACATTTGACGACAAATGCCGCCATAATTAAACAGTTTGGGCTGGCTCAAATCATAGTAGATGAAGAAGAAAAGATCGTGGTGGTGAAGCCTGGGGATAGGTAA
- a CDS encoding FAD-binding oxidoreductase, whose translation MKTTLDNLINSLEGIEIITETTQVAKLSQDYHTFSPVLVPKLEGKVGEIVVRPANEEEVIKVAIACVQCQIPVTVRGAGTGNYGQCVPLHGGVILDMSKMQGIPWVKPGIARVEAGVKLAAIDKKAREIGWEIRMAPSTYRTATIGGFIAGGSGGIGSIQYGLLGDRGNILALRVVTLEDQPRVIELRGDDVQKVTHAWGINGIITEAEIPLGPAYPWAEVIVTFDDFMAAAKFGQVLGNADGMIKKLIAVFASPIPQYFHPLQEYIPGGTHSVLLMLAESSLELLPGLVQQYGGQITYQKPVAEKSINLGEFTWNHTTLHARTVDTSITYLQSMFPADASLELVEHMYHYFGDEVMMHLEFFRVNGRVIPGALQLVRYSTEERLNEIIRYHEAKGVSIANPHTYIIEDGGRKVIDPEQLKFKEMVDPYGLMNPGKSKVLEFKIPN comes from the coding sequence ATGAAGACAACATTAGATAATTTGATTAATTCTCTCGAAGGTATCGAAATTATTACTGAAACTACCCAGGTGGCTAAATTATCCCAGGATTATCATACCTTTAGCCCGGTTCTAGTACCCAAGCTGGAGGGTAAAGTTGGGGAAATTGTGGTGCGTCCTGCTAACGAGGAAGAAGTGATCAAGGTTGCGATCGCTTGTGTCCAATGCCAAATACCTGTAACTGTCAGAGGTGCGGGAACTGGTAATTATGGGCAGTGTGTGCCTTTACATGGCGGCGTAATTTTAGATATGTCGAAGATGCAGGGGATACCTTGGGTAAAACCAGGAATAGCACGGGTGGAAGCTGGGGTGAAATTGGCTGCTATCGATAAAAAAGCGAGAGAAATCGGCTGGGAAATCCGTATGGCTCCTTCTACATACCGCACAGCCACAATTGGGGGATTTATTGCTGGTGGAAGTGGTGGTATTGGGTCAATACAATATGGGTTATTAGGCGATCGCGGTAATATTTTAGCCCTGCGAGTGGTAACTTTAGAAGATCAGCCTCGTGTGATCGAATTACGTGGCGATGATGTGCAAAAAGTCACTCATGCTTGGGGAATTAACGGCATCATCACAGAGGCAGAAATCCCTTTAGGGCCAGCTTACCCTTGGGCAGAAGTGATTGTTACATTTGACGATTTTATGGCAGCAGCCAAGTTTGGACAAGTCCTTGGTAATGCTGACGGCATGATTAAAAAATTAATTGCGGTGTTTGCATCGCCCATCCCCCAATACTTTCATCCCCTGCAAGAGTATATTCCTGGAGGTACTCACTCAGTTTTGTTAATGCTGGCTGAATCCAGTTTAGAGTTATTACCGGGTTTAGTGCAGCAATACGGCGGACAGATTACCTATCAAAAACCAGTTGCTGAAAAAAGTATCAACTTGGGAGAATTTACTTGGAATCACACCACGCTTCACGCCCGGACTGTAGATACTTCAATTACTTATTTGCAAAGTATGTTTCCGGCTGATGCTAGCTTGGAACTGGTAGAGCATATGTATCATTATTTTGGTGATGAAGTGATGATGCATTTAGAATTTTTTCGAGTCAATGGTCGGGTAATTCCTGGTGCTTTACAACTTGTACGTTACAGCACAGAAGAACGCCTGAATGAAATTATTCGTTATCACGAAGCTAAGGGTGTATCTATTGCTAATCCCCACACATATATTATTGAAGATGGGGGTAGAAAAGTTATTGACCCTGAGCAGTTAAAGTTTAAAGAGATGGTTGATCCTTATGGGTTAATGAATCCTGGGAAGAGTAAGGTTTTAGAATTTAAAATTCCCAATTAA
- a CDS encoding multicopper oxidase family protein gives MKNRLLFLGLFLFILGISFNSVKAQSTNSYSLLNARSQPQFINSLPSPQKIDATTGGNFTLEMRESEQWLGLYANPGEDGEYGTSDDERLNTTIWGYGLAGQNVTYPGPTFIAQESVPIQVEWENKLPREHLLPIDIEKLHSQPLREAFEQKLIPAVVHLHGGHTESASDGLPDEWYTQNYELTGPDWVQKIDLYDNSQEAATLWYHDHTNMVTRLNSYAGLAGYYLLRDDNENSLINNDVLPSGDYERELLIQDKKFTTDGQLFYPEQGNINPPGVPSRTGAYGDLILVNGMVWPKLEVEPRKYRLRLLNGSDSRFYELNFYNSDKKMYLIGTEQGFVHNPVALDDLVLSPSERADVIVDFTNDAGKEFILRNYGPGADPNTTGQIIKFIVNQPLSNIPIATVDTDESDGLTTQLRQENITPLTATVPPKQLALFQLREAGNNDLFLLGTLEDGSFKYSDPVTEKTLLDQTEVWEFYNTTQYTHTIHIHLIAFHVLNRQNFSGNVVSEIDPKKGETKQFLRNVYFQGDPQDPEIYEQGRKDSIIVYPNQVVRVIAKYDRLGKYVWHCHVLIHEDHDMMRPMEVVTDLS, from the coding sequence ATGAAAAATAGGTTACTTTTTTTAGGTTTATTTTTGTTTATTTTAGGAATTTCATTTAACTCAGTCAAAGCCCAGTCTACAAACAGTTATTCCCTGCTCAATGCCAGAAGCCAACCACAGTTCATTAATTCCCTACCTTCTCCTCAGAAGATAGATGCTACAACGGGAGGAAATTTTACTCTAGAAATGAGAGAAAGTGAGCAATGGCTAGGACTATATGCCAACCCCGGTGAAGATGGAGAGTATGGGACTAGCGATGATGAGCGTTTAAATACAACCATTTGGGGATATGGTTTAGCAGGTCAAAATGTGACTTATCCTGGCCCCACATTCATCGCCCAAGAGTCTGTGCCTATTCAAGTTGAGTGGGAAAATAAGCTACCGAGAGAACATTTGCTACCGATAGATATCGAAAAACTGCACAGTCAACCTCTCAGAGAAGCCTTTGAGCAAAAATTAATACCCGCAGTTGTACACCTGCATGGAGGTCATACCGAATCAGCTAGCGATGGCTTACCAGACGAGTGGTACACACAAAACTATGAACTAACAGGGCCAGACTGGGTACAAAAAATCGATCTATATGACAATAGCCAAGAAGCGGCGACACTTTGGTATCACGACCACACAAACATGGTTACTCGTTTAAATTCTTATGCAGGTCTTGCAGGTTATTATTTACTGCGAGATGACAACGAAAATAGTCTCATCAACAATGATGTTTTACCCAGTGGTGACTACGAAAGAGAACTGCTGATTCAGGACAAAAAGTTTACTACTGATGGTCAACTATTCTATCCAGAACAAGGTAATATAAATCCACCAGGAGTACCTAGTCGCACAGGAGCTTATGGCGATTTAATTTTAGTGAATGGGATGGTATGGCCCAAGCTGGAGGTAGAACCAAGAAAATATCGCTTGCGTTTGCTCAATGGCTCAGATTCACGCTTTTACGAGCTCAATTTTTACAACTCAGATAAAAAAATGTACCTCATAGGTACTGAGCAAGGCTTTGTACACAATCCAGTTGCGCTAGATGACTTGGTTCTTTCTCCTAGTGAACGTGCAGATGTGATTGTAGACTTTACTAACGATGCCGGAAAAGAGTTCATTTTAAGAAACTATGGCCCAGGAGCTGATCCTAATACAACTGGTCAGATTATTAAGTTCATTGTCAACCAACCGCTTTCTAATATTCCCATCGCCACAGTTGATACAGACGAGAGTGATGGATTAACGACTCAGTTGCGACAGGAGAACATCACACCTCTGACAGCAACTGTACCTCCCAAGCAATTAGCTCTTTTTCAACTCAGAGAAGCAGGTAACAATGATCTGTTTCTGCTGGGTACATTGGAAGATGGTTCGTTTAAATATTCAGACCCTGTAACAGAAAAAACACTGCTGGATCAAACCGAGGTCTGGGAATTTTACAACACTACTCAGTACACACACACTATCCACATTCACTTGATTGCCTTTCACGTTCTCAATCGGCAGAATTTCAGTGGTAATGTAGTCTCGGAAATAGACCCCAAAAAGGGAGAGACTAAGCAATTTCTCCGAAATGTTTACTTTCAGGGCGATCCGCAAGACCCAGAAATTTACGAACAGGGTCGAAAGGATTCCATAATTGTCTACCCCAATCAAGTTGTCCGGGTTATTGCCAAATACGATAGACTAGGAAAATATGTCTGGCACTGTCATGTCTTAATCCATGAAGACCACGATATGATGCGTCCAATGGAAGTGGTTACGGATTTAAGTTAA
- a CDS encoding DUF1868 domain-containing protein: MDDNYQTYLNRVAKMMLPEAYRSQIQHIQESAKFNLHSGSRQAAPFPGYSLITPPAAEQAKNSTFHSQLQSYQQELLQLPVGSDLIVPVPPASFHLTLADLIWDSAYVHACEKDPEFDQKLRSCCAEILQQYQESMTNGTNPIQWQMLGLVVMPRAVGVCLVPQNEHCYEQIIQFRRKIYQNPKLMALGIEQHYHFLAHVTLGYFGEVSPDLDRINLSTMLSELNQQWLLNSPEFLIDRVELRKFDDMTHYYREADWPSLNF; encoded by the coding sequence TTGGACGACAACTATCAAACTTACCTGAATCGGGTAGCAAAAATGATGCTACCAGAAGCTTACAGATCCCAAATTCAGCATATTCAGGAATCTGCTAAGTTTAATTTGCATTCTGGCTCCAGACAAGCTGCTCCTTTTCCTGGGTATTCACTAATTACCCCACCTGCGGCAGAACAAGCAAAAAACTCTACTTTCCATAGCCAATTACAATCTTACCAGCAGGAACTTTTACAGTTGCCTGTGGGCAGTGATTTGATTGTCCCTGTACCCCCGGCTAGCTTTCATTTGACTTTAGCTGACTTGATTTGGGACAGTGCTTATGTTCACGCTTGTGAAAAAGACCCGGAATTTGACCAAAAGTTACGCTCTTGTTGTGCTGAAATATTACAGCAGTATCAAGAATCCATGACAAATGGAACTAATCCGATTCAATGGCAAATGCTGGGATTGGTAGTGATGCCGAGAGCAGTGGGTGTTTGTTTAGTCCCCCAGAATGAACATTGCTATGAGCAGATTATTCAATTTCGCCGCAAAATTTATCAAAATCCGAAGTTAATGGCTTTGGGTATTGAACAGCATTATCATTTTCTCGCCCACGTCACATTAGGCTATTTTGGGGAGGTTTCGCCAGATTTAGACCGGATAAATCTCAGCACTATGCTTTCTGAGTTGAATCAGCAATGGCTGCTGAATTCTCCAGAATTTTTAATCGACCGTGTAGAACTACGGAAATTTGACGATATGACGCACTATTATCGTGAAGCAGACTGGCCGAGTTTAAATTTTTAG
- a CDS encoding PIN domain-containing protein — MIRILLDADLILEALINRQEFTEDIRVLLDRVHPLIQMYITDVGWQKIYTYAKCFKNSKIAGIVLYWLQGKIEVCQVDHLILQKARSLPLRDFESAVEFSCARYWQLDAIVTHKPEDFAVSTNKLWVWSIADLCLRANLENQLQASISS; from the coding sequence GTGATCAGAATTTTATTGGATGCTGATTTAATATTAGAAGCTTTGATCAATCGCCAAGAATTTACAGAAGATATTAGAGTATTATTAGATAGAGTACATCCATTGATTCAGATGTACATCACAGATGTTGGTTGGCAAAAAATTTACACCTATGCCAAATGCTTCAAAAATAGTAAGATTGCTGGGATAGTATTATATTGGTTACAAGGGAAAATTGAAGTTTGCCAAGTTGACCATCTGATTCTCCAAAAAGCACGCTCATTACCCCTGAGAGATTTTGAATCGGCGGTAGAGTTCTCCTGTGCCAGGTATTGGCAACTAGACGCAATTGTCACCCATAAACCGGAAGATTTTGCGGTGTCTACAAATAAGTTGTGGGTTTGGTCGATAGCAGACTTATGTTTACGTGCAAATCTAGAGAATCAGTTACAGGCAAGTATATCTAGTTAA
- a CDS encoding EamA family transporter — protein sequence MENDTKMWWIYALLSAGFAALTTIFAKIGVENVNSNLATAIRTVVILVIAWVIVLIEGKGVNLLAIPQKTMFFLLLSGMATGLSWIFYFKALQMGKASLVAPIDKSSLVLVLLFSVIFLGESLSWKIVLGNLLVAIGTLVLIL from the coding sequence ATGGAAAATGACACAAAAATGTGGTGGATATATGCATTGCTTTCAGCTGGTTTTGCCGCATTGACAACCATCTTTGCCAAAATTGGTGTTGAAAATGTGAACTCTAACCTAGCAACAGCAATCCGAACGGTTGTCATTTTAGTGATTGCTTGGGTAATTGTACTTATTGAAGGTAAGGGAGTCAATCTTTTGGCAATTCCCCAAAAGACTATGTTTTTCCTATTATTATCGGGAATGGCTACTGGTTTGTCCTGGATTTTTTATTTCAAAGCTTTACAAATGGGAAAAGCCTCACTCGTTGCACCAATTGATAAATCTAGTTTGGTATTAGTTTTATTGTTTTCCGTTATTTTTCTGGGTGAATCGTTAAGTTGGAAAATTGTTTTAGGCAATTTATTAGTAGCTATAGGAACCTTGGTATTAATCCTTTAA